Proteins encoded together in one Rhipicephalus sanguineus isolate Rsan-2018 chromosome 9, BIME_Rsan_1.4, whole genome shotgun sequence window:
- the LOC119405638 gene encoding uncharacterized protein K02A2.6-like, whose protein sequence is MATPTVPAAQPATPLNPFVVELPEKLDFRRPEEWKRWFTRWERYRVISGLKKQDDETQVNTLIYAMGREAEDVLASLKLSDAEKLNYDAVTRAFAKHFVPRTNVIYERAKFNSRKQEAHESVDAFVTELYRLAETCEYGDLKEELIRDRLVVGLADTQLSEKLKLNAELTLEAAVTAARNSETIKQQQKDLRPQQQTPAAIDAMRGCSKSKGKPNQRSQKAQRDQTALTCKWCGSTTHPPSRTMCPAYGKICSACGKKGHFAAVCLSASPRKKKSTHQAVLEEVYLGQLADQQDSGPWRTDVTVNGLPMKFKVDTGADVTAIPTSLYNEQVMGNLKQAQKQLLGPGRTKIATMGLFSATLCWNGRVCQEEVYVIDKLHDALLGRPAIKSLDILPSLLEVTASTSKVSDPANILCHYPNLTTGLGLLKTEYRIILLPDAKPSAITYPRRVPLPMLPSVKRELERMENLGVIRKVDEATEWCAPMVVAKKRGGELRICVDFGGLNKNILWERVVMPTVDECLARLAGATWFSKLDARAGYWQAPLAPESQKYTTFLTPFGRFQFLRLPFGISTAPEFFQREMLRVLEGIEGQACLQDDIIVFGPSREEHDARLHKVLQRLQEAGITLNAEKCVLHQQSVRFLGHIVSANGICADPEKVSALCHLAEPTDVTEVRSFLGMANHLAKFLPGLSQLTKPLRDLLHSDAEWCWDKPQQESFNAVKKALTTTPVLTHYDPCSHHTVSADASSYGLGAVLLQETAGQRLPVAYASRSLSDTETRYAQIEKEALAVTWACEHFRSYLLGLQFHVETDHKPLVPLLSSSRLDELSPRLQRFRMRLIEFDYTIAHIPGKEMHTADVLSRKPQKETDNSSPRSLSKAVVEHEILTVELLPASHDMLENIKAAQENDPVLARVKDYCTTSWPKEVALPPDVQRYSAFAHELTQVDGILLKGSRIVIPPCMQSDVLEHLHAGHQGIGRCRARATQSVWWPGINQHIQSYVSRCPVCQQHRKPHAEPMIFSPLPKHPWEAIGIDLFCVDGVNYLVVMDYYSRFFELKKLKRTTTENITQALSQIFARFGAPAVIRSDNGPQFASAQFKAFVKQWGSSHVTSSPYFPQSNGAAERTVQTAKQLIKKSPNIHKALLAHRDTPGKEGFTPAELLMGRRLRTDVPVAPHVLRPQWSTVEFTKRNEAYKVKQGQQYNRRHRTLARELIQPQTAVRILSGAPTTGTVIGPAHTPRSYVVSTPGGLTRRTSKHLQPLQPVATTRSGRTVRAPSRLDL, encoded by the coding sequence ATGGCAACGCCTACAGTGCCCGCAGCTCAGCCTGCAACGCCGCTCAACCCTTTCGTCGTCGAACTGCCGGAAAAGCTCGACTTTCGGAGACCCGAGGAGTGGAAGCGGTGGTTTACACGATGGGAAAGGTACCGCGTCATCTCAGGTTTGAAGAAACAAGACGACGAAACCCAGGTGAACACACTCATTTACGCGATGGGCCGTGAAGCAGAAGATGTCCTGGCGTCGCTCAAACTTTCCGACGCTGAGAAACTCAACTACGACGCGGTAACACGAGCGTTCGCGAAACATTTCGTGCCGCGGACGAACGTGATATATGAGCGGGCGAAATTCAACAGCCGGAAGCAAGAAGCGCATGAGTCAGTCGACGCGTTCGTAACCGAACTCTACAGACTAGCCGAAACCTGCGAGTACGGagatctgaaagaagaattgatccgCGATAGGCTCGTGGTCGGTCTCGCAGACACGCAACTAAGCGAGAAACTGAAACTTAACGCCGAGCTGACTCTTGAAGCCGCCGTCACCGCTGCACGCAACTCAGAAACGATCAAGCAGCAGCAAAAAGATCTACGGCCGCAGCAACAGACGCCTGCGGCTATAGACGCCATGCGTGGATGCTCGAAGAGCAAAGGAAAGCCAAATCAGCGCTCTCAAAAAGCACAGCGTGATCAAACGGCGCTGACGTGCAAGTGGTGTGGCTCAACAACGCACCCACCATCACGCACTATGTGCCCGGCGTACGGGAAAATATGCAGTGCCTGCGGCAAAAAGGGACACTTTGCCGCCGTGTGTTTGTCTGCCTCTCCGAGGAAGAAAAAGAGCACCCACCAAGCCGTTTTGGAAGAGGTTTATTTGGGTCAATTGGCTGACCAACAGGACTCTGGGCCGTGGAGGACTGACGTTACAGTAAATGGCTTGCCAATGAAGTTCAAAGTAGACACCGGTGCAGATGTTACCGCTATACCTACAAGCCTCTACAACGAACAGGTCATGGGCAACCTGAAGCAGGCCCAGAAACAGCTGCTGGGACCCGGCCGGACCAAAATCGCAACAATGGGTCTGTTCAGCGCAACCTTGTGCTGGAATGGCCGAGTGTGTCAAGAAGAAGTTTACGTGATCGACAAGTTACACGATGCACTTCTCGGACGTCCTGCAATCAAATCATTGGATATCCTTCCAAGCCTCCTCGAAGTCACAGCGTCAACAAGCAAGGTCAGCGACCCTGCCAACATTCTCTGCCACTACCCCAACTTGACTACAGGCCTGGGTCTTCTCAAGACGGAATACAGGATAATATTACTCCCCGATGCCAAGCCAAGCGCTATTACGTATCCGCGGCGAGTACCCCTGCCCATGCTGCCCAGTGTCAAACGTGAGTTGGAGAGAATGGAGAACCTTGGCGTCATTAGAAAGGTCGACGAGGCCACAGAGTGGTGCGCACCTATGGTAGTCgcgaaaaagagaggaggcgaGCTTCGAATCTGCGTCGACTTCGGAGGGTTAAACAAGAACATTTTGTGGGAACGTGTCGTAATGCCCACCGTCGACGAATGTTTGGCCAGACTTGCCGGAGctacatggttcagcaagcttgatgcaagggctggttattggcaagctcCGCTAGCACCAGAGTCCCAGAAGTACACCACTTTTCTGACGCCATTCGGCCGGTTTCAGTTCCTCCGATTGCCCTTTGGAATTTCGACAGCACCCGAGTTTTTCCAGAGAGAAATGCTAAGAGTTCTAGAAGGCATTGAAGGCCAAGCGTGTCTACAAGACGACATTATAGTGTTTGGCCCTTCAAGGGAAGAACATGACGCACGACTGCACAAAGTACTGCAGCGCCTGCAAGAAGCTGGCATCACCTTGAACGCAGAAAAATGCGTACTACACCAGCAGTCAGTGAGATTCCTGGGACACATTGTGTCGGCGAATGGTATCTGTGCCGACCCTGAAAAGGTCAGCGCACTATGTCACCTAGCAGAGCCTACAGATGTAACAGAAGTGAGGTCCTTCTTGGGAATGGCCAACCACTTGGCCAAGTTTCTCCCAGGGCTCTCGCAGCTCACAAAACCGTTACGTGACCTGCTTCACAGCGACGCTGAATGGTGCTGGGACAAGCCACAGCAAGAAAGCTTCAACGCCGTCAAGAAAGCATTGACGACGACTCCAGTGCTTACTCACTACGACCCTTGTAGTCATCACACTGTGTCGGCGGATGCATCGTCGTAcggtcttggagcagtcctcCTTCAAGAGACAGCGGGTCAGAGACTTCCAGTAGCCTATGCCTCAAGATCCCTCTCTGACACGGAAACGCGATATGCGCAAATAGAGAAAGAAGCACTGGCAGTTACATGGGCCTGCGAGCATTTCCGCTCCTATCTGCTTGGTCTGCAGTTTCACGTGGAAACTGATCACAAGCCACTGGTGCCATTGCTGTCATCAAGCCGCCTGGACGAGCTTAGTCCCCGACTGCAACGGTTCCGTATGAGACTCATCGAGTTCGATTACACCATTGCCCACATCCCAGGCAAGGAAATGCATACAGCCGATGTGCTCTCAAGGAAACCGcagaaggaaacggacaacagCAGCCCAAGGAGCCTCAGCAAGGCCGTCGTAGAACATGAAATTCTCACTGTGGAACTTCTGCCTGCTTCCCACGATATGCTTGAAAATATAAAGGCAGCACAAGAGAACGATCCTGTTCTAGCAAGAGTTAAGGACTACTGCACGACGTCGTGGCCCAAAGAAGTGGCACTACCTCCGGACGTGCAGAGGTATTCAGCATTTGCCCATGAACTGACACAAGTGGATGGCATTTTACTCAAAGGCAGCCGCATTGTCATTCCACCATGCATGCAAAGTGATGTGCTAGAACACTTGCATGCCGGTCATCAGGGCATTGGGAGATGTAGGGCTCGAGCCACTCAATCGGTGTGGTGGCCAGGCATTAACCAGCACATCCAAAGTTATGTGTCAAGATGCCCTGTCTGTCAACAACACCGTAAACCACACGCCGAGCCTATGATATTCTCCCCACTACCTAAACACCCATGGGAAGCGATAGGAATCGATCTCTTCTGTGTGGATGGTGTTAACTACCTCGTAGTTATGGACTACTACTCACGTTTCTTTGAACTCAAAAAGTTGAAGCGTACCACCACAGAGAACATAACACAAGCACTGAGTCAGATCTTCGCGCGCTTTGGGGCACCGGCTGTCATACGATCAGACAACGGCCCTCAGTTTGCTTCGGCACAGTTCAAAGcgtttgtcaagcaatggggatcAAGTCACGTAACCAGCAGCCCCTACTTCCCTCAGAGCAACGGCGCGGCAGAAAGAACAGTTCAGACTGCTAAACAGCTGATCAAGAAATCGCCGAACATCCACAAGGCTCTGCTCGCGCATAGAGACACGCCAGGGAAAGAAGGATTCACACCAGCGGAACTCCTCATGGGAAGGCGCCTAAGAACCGACGTGCCCGTGGCACCACACGTGCTGAGGCCACAGTGGAGCACCGTAGAATTTACTAAACGAAATGAAGCCTACAAGGTCAAGCAGGGCCAACAATATAACCGGAGACATAGGACCTTGGCAAGAGAGCTCATTCAACCGCAGACAGCCGTCCGCATTCTGTCTGGTGCTCCAACAACAGGGACCGTCATTGGGCCAGCTCACACGCCTCGTTCGTATGTAGTGAGCACACCTGGAGGTCTCACGAGACGCACCAGCAAACATCTCCAGCCGCTACAACCTGTGGCGACAACAAGAAGTGGACGAACCGTGAGAGCTCCTAGTCGGCTTGACCTGTGA